The region AGAATTGTAGCTTCACGGATTCCTGTATCAGCAACACGAACGTCACCGTACTTTTCCTGCATTCCTTCTAGACCCTGGTTTACGTCACCAATATTTCCGGCATCTTCACCAAATACTAAAGTTTCAGGATATTTTTCAAAAATTTTATCGAAGTTATTTCTTACCACTACTCTTCCGTCTACATCTTCAGAACTGTCAGAATAGATGGGCTTAATTTCTTTTACGTTCTCTGCTTTCCATTGAGACTGAGAATACAAATGAGAAGAATAGTTGTCTTTTTCAACTTCAAAAATCTCGTTGTACTTCTGCATTAATTGGTTTCTTTCTGCAGAGTTTGTTCCTCTTGTCGCCAATAAAGACCTTCTTACCAAATGGAAAATATCTTTTTTAGCTTTTGAAACCAATTTATTGAACTGATTGATATAATTTTCAATTTCAGCATTTTGCCCTTTAAGATTTTCAACTAAAGGTAACACTGAGCTGATCAAATCTGTGATTGTCTTCTGATAATTTTCCCAAGCCTGCTTTTGACCTGCTTTTACCGTTTTTTTAGCGTCTTCATCAATGGCTTCCAATTCTTCTGCGGTTGCCAATACTTCTTCCTTACCTTCAATTTCGATAGAATAATTTAAAATCCATTCTTTGAATTTTACCAATCCATCAAACTGAGATTCCCAAGCTAAACGATCTTCATTTTTATATCTTTCGTGAGACCCCGAAGTCGAGTGACCTTGAGGCTGTGTAACTTCAATAACGTGAACCACAACCGGAACACTTTCAACTCTTGCAAACTGCTCTGCTCTTGCATAAGCATCCAATAATGCGGCATAATCCCAAGCTTTCACCTGAATGATCTCACAGCCTTGAGCTTCCCCGTCTTTTCTTTGGAAACCGCTCAACATTTCTGCAATATCGGCTTTTGCTCTCTGATTTTTTGTAGGAACTGAAATTCCGTAACCATCATCCCAGATGGATACCACCATAGGAACCTGAAGCGCACAAGCCGCATTCAAAGTTTCCCAGAAATGCCCTTCTGCCGTAGAAGCATCCCCGATTGTACCAAAAGCAATTTCGTTACCGTCTTTTGAGAATTTTTCAGAACCGTCGAATTTAACTGATTTATATATTTTTGAAGCCTGAGCGAGTCCTAATAATCTTGGCATTTGCCCTGCAGTTGGAGAAATATCCGAAGAAATATTTTTCTGAGCGGTCAAGTCTTTCCAGCTTCCGTCTTCATTCAAACTTCTGGTCGCAAAGTGACCGTTCATTTGTCTTCCAGCCGATGCAGGCTCTCTTTCAACACTCGTATCTGCATACAACTGCGCAAAGAAACTCTCCACTGTCAAAGCATCTACAGCCAATGCAAAAGTCTGATCTCTATAATATCCTGAACGGAAGTCTCCATTTTTGAAAACTTTCGCCATTGCAAGCTGAGGAAGTTCCTTACCA is a window of Candidatus Chryseobacterium colombiense DNA encoding:
- a CDS encoding thiamine pyrophosphate-dependent enzyme, producing MQTTYIETQQISFQDFKNQILEDYKLGRISREMSYLGRREVLTGKAKFGIFGDGKELPQLAMAKVFKNGDFRSGYYRDQTFALAVDALTVESFFAQLYADTSVEREPASAGRQMNGHFATRSLNEDGSWKDLTAQKNISSDISPTAGQMPRLLGLAQASKIYKSVKFDGSEKFSKDGNEIAFGTIGDASTAEGHFWETLNAACALQVPMVVSIWDDGYGISVPTKNQRAKADIAEMLSGFQRKDGEAQGCEIIQVKAWDYAALLDAYARAEQFARVESVPVVVHVIEVTQPQGHSTSGSHERYKNEDRLAWESQFDGLVKFKEWILNYSIEIEGKEEVLATAEELEAIDEDAKKTVKAGQKQAWENYQKTITDLISSVLPLVENLKGQNAEIENYINQFNKLVSKAKKDIFHLVRRSLLATRGTNSAERNQLMQKYNEIFEVEKDNYSSHLYSQSQWKAENVKEIKPIYSDSSEDVDGRVVVRNNFDKIFEKYPETLVFGEDAGNIGDVNQGLEGMQEKYGDVRVADTGIREATILGQGIGMAMRGLRPIAEIQYLDYILYCLQGMSDDLATVQYRTKGGQKAPVIIRTRGHRLEGVWHSGSPMAGILNLSKGILVLVPRNLTKAAGFYNTMLQSDDPAVIVECLNGYRLKEKQPDNLGEFTVPVGKIEVTKEGSDVTLVTYGSTWRIVMEAAEELGKLGISAEVIDVQSLIPFDLTHEIAESVKKTNRLVVIDEDVEGGTSAFILQQILEKQKAFRFLDSDPLTISANDHRPAYASDGDYFSKPSADDMVEKIYAMFNETNPQKYPAIF